From Thermomonas sp. XSG, one genomic window encodes:
- a CDS encoding 3-hydroxyacyl-CoA dehydrogenase NAD-binding domain-containing protein — protein MADSSANGFDGLRLRHWKPQRRDDGVLVLWFDRADAPVNAFSQDALIELGDALERIAIEPPKALVIASGKASGFIAGADLKEFQEFDRRGTVNDAIRRGQDVFQTLASLPCPTVAAIHGFCMGGGTEISLACRYRVASSDASTRIGLPEVQLGIFPGWGGSARLPRLVGAPAAMDMMLTGRALSAKAARGIGLVDKVVEPAQLIDAAATLALRGTVRPFKQRALGWLTNTLPARKLLAPQMAKQVARKAPKAFYPAPYALISTWERSGGAGIRARLDAERRAVVKLAGTPTARNLIRIFFLTERLKALGKGEPGIARVHVVGAGVMGGDIAAFAAYKGFEVTLQDREQRFIDGALQRAQALFEKKVKDESKRPAVAARLKSDLDGAGVAEADLVIEAIIENPDAKRDLYQSVEPRMKADALLTTNTSSIPLDELRPHIARPAQFAGLHYFNPVAQMPLVEIIRHDGMAADTERRLAAFCKALGKFPVPVAGTPGFLVNRVLFPYMLEAATAYAEGIPGPAIDKAATRFGMPMGPIELLDTVGLDVAASVGRELAPFLGLDVPAALATVEAGKRGKKDGQGLYKWENGKAVKPELPAGFVAPDDLEDRLILPLLNEAVACLHNGVVSDADLLDAGVIFGTGFAPFRGGPIQHIRAAGADALLARLQALQAKYGNRFAPRAGWDHPVLREPVA, from the coding sequence ATGGCCGACTCCTCCGCCAACGGTTTCGACGGACTCCGCCTTCGCCACTGGAAGCCGCAGCGCCGCGACGACGGCGTGCTGGTGCTGTGGTTCGACCGCGCCGACGCACCGGTCAACGCATTCTCGCAGGATGCCCTGATCGAGCTGGGCGATGCGCTGGAACGCATCGCCATCGAACCGCCCAAGGCGCTGGTGATCGCCTCCGGCAAAGCCAGCGGCTTCATCGCCGGCGCCGACCTCAAGGAGTTCCAGGAGTTCGACCGCCGCGGTACCGTCAACGACGCCATCCGCCGCGGCCAGGACGTGTTCCAGACGCTGGCCAGCCTGCCCTGTCCCACCGTCGCCGCCATCCACGGCTTCTGCATGGGGGGCGGCACCGAGATCTCGCTGGCCTGCCGCTACCGCGTGGCCAGCAGCGACGCTTCCACCCGCATCGGCCTGCCGGAAGTGCAGCTGGGCATCTTCCCCGGCTGGGGCGGCAGCGCCCGCCTGCCGCGGCTGGTCGGCGCGCCGGCCGCTATGGACATGATGCTGACCGGCCGCGCGTTGTCGGCCAAGGCTGCGCGCGGGATCGGACTGGTGGACAAGGTGGTGGAACCGGCGCAGCTGATCGACGCCGCCGCCACGCTGGCGCTGAGGGGCACGGTGCGTCCGTTCAAGCAGCGCGCGCTGGGCTGGCTGACCAACACCCTTCCCGCGCGCAAGCTGCTGGCGCCGCAGATGGCCAAGCAGGTCGCGCGCAAGGCACCGAAGGCGTTCTATCCGGCGCCCTATGCGCTGATCTCGACCTGGGAGCGCAGCGGCGGCGCAGGTATCCGCGCGCGCCTCGACGCCGAGCGTCGCGCCGTGGTGAAGCTGGCCGGCACCCCGACCGCGCGCAACCTGATCCGCATCTTCTTCCTGACCGAGCGGCTGAAGGCGCTGGGCAAGGGCGAACCCGGCATCGCCCGCGTGCACGTGGTCGGTGCCGGCGTGATGGGCGGCGACATCGCCGCGTTCGCCGCCTACAAGGGCTTCGAGGTGACGTTGCAGGACCGCGAGCAGCGCTTCATCGACGGCGCCCTGCAGCGCGCGCAGGCCCTGTTCGAGAAGAAGGTCAAGGACGAGAGCAAACGCCCGGCGGTGGCGGCACGGCTGAAGTCCGACCTGGACGGCGCCGGCGTGGCCGAGGCCGACCTCGTCATCGAAGCCATCATCGAAAACCCGGACGCCAAGCGCGACCTGTACCAGTCGGTGGAACCGCGCATGAAGGCGGACGCGCTGCTGACCACCAACACCTCGTCGATCCCGCTGGACGAACTGCGCCCGCACATCGCGCGCCCGGCACAGTTCGCCGGCCTGCACTACTTCAACCCGGTGGCGCAGATGCCGCTGGTGGAGATCATCCGCCACGACGGGATGGCCGCCGACACGGAACGACGCTTGGCGGCTTTCTGCAAGGCGCTGGGCAAGTTCCCGGTGCCGGTGGCGGGCACGCCGGGCTTCTTGGTCAACCGCGTGCTGTTCCCGTACATGCTCGAAGCCGCGACCGCCTATGCCGAGGGTATCCCCGGCCCGGCCATCGACAAGGCGGCCACCCGCTTCGGCATGCCGATGGGACCGATCGAACTGCTCGACACCGTGGGTCTGGACGTGGCCGCCAGCGTCGGTCGCGAACTGGCACCCTTCCTTGGTCTGGACGTGCCGGCAGCGCTGGCGACGGTCGAAGCCGGCAAGCGCGGCAAGAAGGACGGCCAGGGCCTCTACAAGTGGGAAAACGGCAAGGCGGTCAAACCCGAGCTGCCGGCCGGCTTTGTCGCGCCCGACGACCTGGAAGACCGCCTCATCCTGCCGCTGCTCAACGAAGCCGTGGCCTGCCTGCACAACGGCGTGGTCAGCGATGCCGACCTCCTCGATGCCGGCGTGATCTTCGGCACCGGCTTCGCACCGTTCCGCGGCGGCCCGATCCAGCACATCCGCGCCGCCGGCGCCGACGCGCTGCTGGCGCGGCTGCAGGCGCTGCAGGCGAAGTACGGCAACCGCTTCGCGCCGCGTGCCGGCTGGGACCACCCGGTGCTGCGCGAGCCGGTGGCCTGA
- the rpoE gene encoding RNA polymerase sigma factor RpoE gives MTEDRVSQALDQDLVARVQRGDAAAFDLLVRKYQHRVAAVISRYVHDWAEVQDVAQDTFIRAYRAIGGFRGDAQFPTWLHRIAVNTAKNHLASHGRRPPGEDIEIEDAEQFESGLRLRDNDTPERELMRQQLEQTVLAAVEALPQDLRDAITLREVEGMSYEEIAERMGCPIGTVRSRIFRAREAIDARMRPLLDQDELPKRSHAS, from the coding sequence ATGACGGAGGATCGGGTGTCGCAAGCGCTGGATCAGGACCTGGTGGCCCGCGTGCAGCGCGGCGATGCCGCAGCCTTCGATCTGCTGGTGCGTAAGTACCAGCATCGCGTGGCCGCGGTGATCTCTCGCTACGTGCATGACTGGGCGGAGGTGCAGGACGTGGCCCAGGACACCTTCATCCGTGCCTACCGCGCCATCGGCGGGTTCCGTGGCGATGCCCAGTTCCCCACCTGGCTGCACCGGATCGCGGTGAACACTGCCAAGAACCATCTCGCATCGCATGGCCGCCGGCCGCCGGGCGAGGACATCGAGATCGAGGATGCCGAGCAGTTCGAATCCGGCCTGCGCCTGCGCGACAACGACACCCCCGAACGCGAGCTGATGCGCCAGCAACTGGAACAAACGGTGCTGGCCGCGGTCGAAGCCCTGCCGCAGGACCTGCGCGATGCGATCACCCTCCGCGAGGTGGAAGGCATGAGTTACGAGGAGATCGCCGAACGCATGGGCTGCCCGATCGGCACGGTGCGCTCGCGCATCTTCCGCGCCCGCGAGGCCATTGACGCCCGCATGCGCCCCCTGCTGGACCAGGATGAACTCCCGAAGCGTTCGCACGCCTCATGA
- a CDS encoding sigma-E factor negative regulatory protein yields MNTDTDRHCIDLTQLSSREQLSALMDGALPEDQTRFLLRRLQHDDELAGNWERWRIASDVMRGMAPARRLPGDFASRVSLALHGGEVAAEPAAATSRPAWLRRGAGMGALAAALAVVALMGRPALEDDASPAAPAQVAATTPAAPLHGQPAPSQPAPQLPTAPAGGSDMLAAASMAAAATASVKPARRSRPAAAVAATVTAVEANAQIAALTPATSDVAAPEFRGLPEAEIVTRPWPRSILPQYAGSGGLAVGFGDHPRRADNPFAPPVFGAPPKLLSGEAASTQAAAGADAQGQPQP; encoded by the coding sequence ATGAATACCGATACCGACCGCCATTGCATCGACCTCACCCAGCTCAGCAGCCGCGAACAGCTGTCCGCGCTGATGGACGGCGCGCTGCCGGAGGACCAGACCCGCTTCCTGCTGCGCCGCCTGCAGCACGATGACGAGCTGGCCGGCAACTGGGAGCGCTGGCGCATCGCCAGCGACGTGATGCGCGGCATGGCGCCAGCCCGACGCCTGCCGGGCGATTTCGCTTCCCGTGTTTCCTTGGCGCTGCATGGCGGCGAGGTGGCGGCGGAACCGGCCGCCGCGACGTCCAGGCCGGCATGGCTGCGACGCGGCGCCGGCATGGGGGCGCTCGCCGCCGCGCTGGCGGTGGTGGCGCTGATGGGGCGGCCTGCGCTGGAGGACGATGCGTCGCCCGCCGCACCTGCGCAGGTGGCCGCGACGACTCCGGCCGCGCCGCTGCATGGGCAGCCGGCACCGTCGCAGCCTGCGCCGCAGTTGCCGACGGCCCCTGCCGGCGGGTCGGACATGCTGGCTGCTGCCTCGATGGCGGCCGCTGCCACTGCGTCCGTCAAGCCGGCGCGGCGCAGCAGGCCGGCTGCCGCTGTCGCGGCTACCGTGACCGCAGTCGAGGCCAACGCGCAGATCGCCGCGCTCACTCCGGCGACGTCCGATGTCGCCGCCCCGGAATTCCGCGGCCTGCCCGAGGCCGAAATCGTCACCCGTCCGTGGCCACGTTCGATCCTGCCGCAGTACGCCGGCAGCGGCGGCCTTGCGGTGGGCTTCGGCGACCACCCGCGGCGTGCCGACAATCCGTTCGCCCCGCCGGTCTTCGGCGCGCCGCCGAAGCTGCTTTCCGGCGAGGCGGCCTCCACGCAAGCGGCCGCCGGCGCCGATGCGCAGGGCCAGCCGCAGCCCTGA
- a CDS encoding DegQ family serine endoprotease translates to MPAIKLATLRPLLLTTALAVAGVGACSGQNAANAQTPLATPAAAPAPELVAGLPDFTRLVDQVGPAVVSVQAEIGGRVQAAQARRTPQMPEDGEEGDEQIPEFFRRFFGPGMTPMPGMPGMPGARPRGTSLGTGFIISADGYLLTNHHVVDGADTVRIKLSDRREFTAKVVGSDPQSDVALLKIDAKGLPVMRIGNSDALKPGQWVVAIGSPFGLDHSVTAGIVSAVGRANPGADQRYVPFIQTDVAINRGNSGGPLLDTRGQVVGINSQIFSNSGGYMGVSFAIPIDVAMNAVQQLKATGKVTRGQLGVQIQGMDRDAAGALGLPDANGALVATIEPGSAAERAGLQRQDVIRSVNGQRVYESSDLPPIIGAMAPGSRVTLEVIRDGKPRTLIATLGALDESVAAAGGETGGSQKPAAPAQANPLGIIGQELTAQQRSGMGLQPKEGVLIARVEGPAAREAGLQRGDVVLAVGRHDVGSVDALNAQLRAVGADKPVMLLVRRGGGTRYVTVTPVER, encoded by the coding sequence ATGCCCGCGATCAAGCTCGCTACCCTGCGTCCCCTGCTGTTGACCACCGCGCTGGCGGTGGCCGGCGTCGGTGCCTGCAGTGGTCAGAACGCCGCCAATGCCCAAACGCCGCTGGCGACGCCGGCCGCCGCGCCCGCCCCCGAGCTGGTGGCCGGCCTGCCGGATTTCACCCGGTTGGTGGACCAGGTGGGGCCGGCGGTGGTCAGCGTGCAGGCGGAGATCGGCGGCCGGGTGCAGGCGGCGCAGGCTCGGCGGACGCCGCAGATGCCGGAAGACGGGGAGGAAGGCGACGAGCAGATCCCCGAGTTCTTCCGCCGCTTCTTCGGCCCCGGCATGACCCCCATGCCGGGCATGCCCGGCATGCCCGGCGCGCGTCCGCGCGGCACCTCGCTTGGCACCGGCTTCATCATTTCGGCCGACGGCTACCTGCTCACCAACCATCACGTGGTCGATGGCGCCGACACCGTGCGCATCAAGCTGTCCGACCGTCGCGAGTTCACCGCCAAGGTGGTGGGCAGCGACCCGCAGTCGGACGTGGCGCTGCTGAAGATCGACGCCAAGGGCCTGCCGGTGATGCGCATCGGCAATTCCGATGCGCTCAAGCCCGGCCAGTGGGTGGTGGCGATCGGTTCGCCGTTCGGCCTGGACCATTCGGTCACCGCCGGCATCGTCAGCGCGGTCGGCCGTGCCAACCCCGGTGCCGACCAGCGCTACGTGCCCTTCATCCAGACCGACGTGGCGATCAACCGCGGCAATTCCGGCGGCCCGCTGCTGGACACCCGTGGGCAGGTGGTCGGCATCAACTCGCAGATCTTCAGCAATTCCGGCGGTTACATGGGCGTGAGCTTCGCCATTCCCATCGACGTGGCGATGAACGCTGTGCAGCAGCTCAAGGCCACCGGCAAGGTGACGCGCGGGCAGCTGGGCGTGCAGATCCAGGGCATGGACCGGGATGCCGCCGGCGCGCTGGGGCTGCCCGATGCCAACGGCGCGCTGGTGGCGACGATCGAGCCGGGCAGCGCCGCGGAACGTGCCGGCCTGCAGCGCCAGGACGTGATCCGCAGCGTCAACGGCCAGCGCGTCTACGAATCCAGCGACCTGCCGCCGATCATCGGGGCTATGGCACCTGGAAGCCGGGTCACGCTGGAGGTGATCCGCGATGGCAAGCCGCGCACCCTGATCGCGACCTTGGGTGCGCTCGATGAAAGCGTCGCCGCTGCCGGCGGCGAAACGGGCGGTAGCCAGAAGCCCGCAGCCCCCGCGCAGGCCAACCCGCTGGGCATCATCGGCCAGGAATTGACCGCACAGCAGCGCAGCGGCATGGGCCTGCAGCCGAAGGAGGGCGTGCTGATCGCCCGCGTCGAGGGCCCGGCCGCGCGGGAAGCGGGCCTGCAGCGCGGCGACGTGGTGCTGGCGGTGGGCCGCCACGACGTCGGCAGCGTGGATGCGCTCAACGCCCAGCTGCGCGCCGTCGGCGCCGACAAACCGGTGATGCTGCTGGTGCGGCGTGGTGGCGGCACCCGCTACGTCACGGTGACCCCGGTCGAGCGCTGA
- the lepA gene encoding translation elongation factor 4, producing the protein MRFIRNFSIIAHVDHGKSTLADRIIQLCGGLQAREMEAQVLDSNPIERERGITIKAQSVSLPYTAKDGNTYFLNFIDTPGHVDFSYEVSRSLAACEGALLVVDAAQGVEAQSVANCYTAVEQGLEVVPVLNKIDLPTADIDKVKEEIEAVIGIDASDAVAISAKTGLNVGDVLEAIVQRIPPPQPRDTDKLQALIIDSWFDNYLGVVSLVRVMQGELKSGDKMLVMSTGRTHQVDAVGVFTPKRKVLPVLRAGEVGWITASIKDVHGAPVGDTLTLAGDPAPKPLPGFQEMQPRVFAGLFPVDAEDYPALREALDKLRLNDAALRFEPESSEAMGFGFRCGFLGMLHMEIVQERLEREYDLNLISTAPTVIYEVLKTDGTVVPMDNPAKLPPINQVQEIREPIIRANILTPEAYIGNIIKLCEEKRGVQIGITYMASQVQISYELPMAEVVLDFFDKLKSVSRGYASLDYHFLRFDAGPFVRVDTLINGDRVDALSIIVHRSHADRRGRELTEKMKDLIPRQMFDVAIQAAIGAQIIARTTVKALRKNVLAKCYGGDATRKKKLLEKQKEGKKRMKQVGRVEIPQEAFLAVLQVDSK; encoded by the coding sequence ATGCGGTTCATCCGCAACTTCTCCATCATCGCCCACGTCGACCACGGCAAGTCGACCCTCGCCGATCGCATCATCCAGCTGTGCGGCGGCCTGCAGGCGCGCGAGATGGAAGCGCAGGTACTCGATTCCAACCCGATCGAGCGCGAACGCGGCATCACCATCAAGGCGCAGTCGGTCTCGTTGCCGTACACCGCGAAGGATGGCAATACCTACTTCCTGAACTTCATCGATACCCCTGGCCACGTCGACTTCAGCTACGAGGTCAGCCGCTCGCTGGCCGCCTGCGAAGGCGCGCTGCTGGTGGTCGACGCGGCGCAGGGCGTGGAGGCGCAGTCGGTGGCCAACTGCTACACCGCGGTGGAGCAGGGGCTGGAGGTGGTGCCGGTCCTCAACAAGATCGACCTGCCGACCGCCGACATCGACAAGGTGAAGGAGGAGATCGAGGCCGTCATCGGCATCGATGCGTCCGACGCGGTCGCCATCAGTGCCAAGACCGGGCTCAACGTCGGCGACGTGCTGGAGGCCATCGTCCAGCGCATCCCGCCGCCACAGCCGCGCGACACCGACAAGCTGCAGGCGCTGATCATCGACTCGTGGTTCGACAACTACCTGGGCGTGGTCTCGCTGGTGCGGGTCATGCAAGGCGAGCTGAAGTCCGGCGACAAGATGCTGGTGATGAGCACCGGCCGCACCCACCAGGTCGACGCGGTCGGCGTGTTCACCCCGAAGCGCAAGGTGCTGCCGGTGCTGCGCGCGGGTGAAGTGGGCTGGATCACCGCCTCGATCAAGGACGTGCACGGCGCGCCGGTGGGCGACACCCTGACCCTTGCCGGCGACCCGGCGCCGAAGCCGCTTCCCGGCTTCCAGGAAATGCAGCCGCGGGTGTTCGCCGGCCTGTTCCCGGTCGATGCCGAGGACTACCCGGCGCTGCGCGAAGCGCTGGACAAGCTGCGCCTGAACGACGCCGCGCTGCGCTTCGAGCCGGAAAGCTCGGAGGCGATGGGCTTCGGCTTCCGCTGCGGCTTCCTCGGCATGCTGCACATGGAGATCGTGCAGGAGCGGCTGGAGCGCGAGTACGACCTCAACCTCATCAGCACCGCGCCGACGGTGATCTACGAGGTGCTCAAGACCGACGGCACCGTCGTGCCGATGGACAACCCGGCCAAGCTGCCGCCGATCAACCAGGTGCAGGAGATACGCGAGCCGATCATCCGCGCCAACATCCTCACCCCCGAAGCCTACATCGGCAACATCATCAAGCTGTGCGAGGAAAAGCGCGGCGTGCAGATCGGCATCACCTACATGGCCAGCCAGGTGCAGATCAGCTACGAGCTGCCGATGGCCGAGGTGGTGCTGGATTTCTTCGACAAGCTGAAGTCGGTGAGCCGCGGCTACGCCTCGCTGGACTATCACTTCCTGCGCTTCGACGCCGGCCCGTTCGTGCGCGTGGACACGCTGATCAACGGCGACCGCGTCGACGCGCTGTCGATCATCGTCCACCGCAGCCACGCCGACCGCCGTGGCCGCGAGCTGACCGAGAAGATGAAGGACCTGATCCCGCGGCAGATGTTCGACGTGGCCATCCAGGCCGCGATCGGCGCGCAGATCATCGCCCGCACCACGGTCAAGGCGCTGCGCAAGAACGTGCTGGCCAAGTGCTACGGTGGCGACGCGACGCGCAAGAAGAAGCTGCTGGAGAAGCAGAAGGAAGGCAAGAAGCGGATGAAGCAGGTCGGGCGGGTGGAAATCCCGCAGGAGGCCTTCCTCGCCGTGTTGCAGGTCGACAGCAAGTAA
- the lepB gene encoding signal peptidase I: MVWFETILVTLTLLTGLVWLLDKLFLAKRRAAAAGPLDEVKEPLLVDYSKAFFPVLALVLGLRSFVAEPFRIPSSSMMPTLLIGDFILVNKFSYGLRWPISNKKFVELGEPARGDVVVFRPPHHPREDWIKRVIGVPGDVIGYHDHKISVNGQVLPYRVEGVYTGVGQGAGETGDSKLTEGMPGRPHFVLEGEFSVADGDWTVPAGHYFVMGDNRGNSEDSRFWGFLPETNLRGKAFMVWMNFDASADHWVDVSRIGTRIP; this comes from the coding sequence ATGGTGTGGTTCGAAACGATCCTGGTCACCCTGACCCTGCTGACCGGCCTGGTCTGGCTGCTGGACAAGCTGTTTCTGGCCAAGCGCCGCGCCGCCGCGGCCGGACCGCTGGACGAGGTGAAGGAACCGCTTCTGGTCGATTACTCCAAGGCGTTCTTTCCGGTGCTGGCGCTGGTGCTGGGGCTGCGCAGCTTCGTCGCCGAGCCGTTCCGGATCCCCTCCAGCTCGATGATGCCGACCCTTCTGATCGGCGATTTCATCCTGGTCAACAAGTTCAGCTATGGCCTGCGCTGGCCGATCAGCAACAAGAAGTTCGTCGAACTGGGCGAGCCGGCGCGTGGCGACGTGGTGGTGTTCCGGCCGCCGCACCACCCGCGCGAGGACTGGATCAAGCGCGTGATCGGCGTGCCGGGCGATGTCATCGGCTACCACGACCACAAGATCAGCGTGAACGGGCAGGTGCTGCCATACCGGGTGGAAGGGGTCTACACCGGGGTCGGCCAAGGCGCCGGCGAAACCGGGGACAGCAAGCTGACCGAGGGCATGCCCGGGCGCCCGCATTTCGTGCTGGAAGGCGAGTTCAGCGTCGCCGATGGTGACTGGACGGTCCCGGCGGGGCATTATTTCGTCATGGGCGACAACCGCGGCAACAGCGAGGACAGCCGGTTCTGGGGGTTCCTGCCGGAAACCAACCTGCGCGGGAAGGCGTTCATGGTGTGGATGAACTTCGACGCCAGCGCGGATCACTGGGTGGACGTTTCCCGTATCGGAACACGTATTCCTTGA
- a CDS encoding DUF4845 domain-containing protein, with protein MKQKQRGITMLGFLMVLCLVIFFAFCAMKIVPMYIEFYSVKQALKGLAEDQSLAGASKEKIREMYLRRLEMSYADNVKKMDAMKFESGDGGVKMVVDYERRESLLANLDVVGKFHAEQVLTRGTSGE; from the coding sequence ATGAAGCAGAAACAGCGCGGAATAACGATGCTGGGGTTCCTGATGGTGCTGTGCCTTGTGATCTTCTTCGCTTTTTGCGCGATGAAGATCGTGCCCATGTACATCGAGTTTTACTCGGTGAAGCAGGCGCTCAAGGGGCTGGCCGAAGACCAGTCCCTGGCTGGCGCGAGCAAGGAGAAGATCCGCGAGATGTACCTGCGCCGGCTCGAGATGAGCTACGCCGACAACGTCAAGAAGATGGACGCGATGAAGTTCGAGTCCGGCGACGGCGGGGTGAAGATGGTGGTGGACTACGAGCGTCGCGAGTCGCTGCTTGCCAACCTCGACGTGGTCGGCAAGTTCCACGCCGAGCAGGTGCTGACGCGTGGCACCAGCGGCGAGTGA
- the rnc gene encoding ribonuclease III: MAPAASDRTPSAFAGHVFADPALLAQALTHRSAGSPNNERLEFLGDALVNQFVAEALYRHWSKADEGALTRARAELVRESALAGIARRLDIGPRLVMGPGEMKTGGHRRDSILADAVEAIVAAIYLDAGFDACRATVLPWFAPLIDALPPPNKVGKDAKTRLQEWLQGRQHPLPVYALLHEGGEDHARIFSVSCTLASPALRTEGEGSSRRAAEQVAAGAMLELLESC, encoded by the coding sequence GTGGCACCAGCGGCGAGTGATCGCACGCCGTCGGCGTTCGCCGGCCATGTGTTTGCGGACCCCGCGCTGCTGGCGCAGGCGCTGACCCACCGCAGCGCGGGCAGTCCGAACAACGAGCGGTTGGAATTCCTCGGCGACGCACTGGTCAACCAGTTCGTCGCCGAGGCGCTTTACCGGCACTGGTCGAAGGCCGACGAGGGCGCGCTGACCCGCGCCCGGGCCGAACTGGTGCGGGAATCCGCGCTGGCGGGCATCGCCCGCCGGCTGGATATCGGGCCGCGGCTGGTGATGGGGCCGGGCGAAATGAAGACCGGCGGCCATCGCCGCGATTCCATCCTGGCCGACGCGGTCGAGGCCATCGTCGCCGCGATCTACCTGGACGCCGGTTTCGACGCCTGCCGGGCGACGGTGCTGCCCTGGTTCGCGCCCCTCATCGACGCCCTGCCGCCGCCCAACAAGGTCGGCAAGGACGCCAAGACCCGCCTGCAGGAATGGCTGCAGGGGCGGCAGCACCCGCTGCCGGTCTATGCGCTGCTGCATGAGGGCGGCGAGGACCACGCACGGATCTTCAGCGTCAGCTGCACCCTTGCCAGCCCGGCCCTGCGCACCGAAGGGGAGGGAAGCTCGCGGCGCGCCGCCGAGCAGGTTGCCGCGGGCGCGATGCTGGAACTCCTCGAGTCCTGCTGA
- the era gene encoding GTPase Era, with product MNPTSRSGAVAVIGRPNVGKSTLVNALVGAKISITSNRPQTTRHRLLGIATFPGGQLQLVDTPGIHGEQGKRSGKAMNRMMNRAARGALEGVDAALLVIEAGRWDHEDGLAFDALREAGLPVVLVVNQVDKQKDKTALLPFIAKVTEGREFAAVHPLSALKRSGLEPLVATLLGLMPEGEPAFGEDEITDKSQRFLAGELVREQLMRRLGEELPYSTTVEVERFEEEPSPKAGVMYRIDAVIWVEREGQKAIVIGKGGERLRDIGKHAREQMERLFDAKVFLQTWVRVREGWSDDEAALRALGYHD from the coding sequence ATGAATCCCACATCCCGCAGCGGCGCGGTGGCCGTCATCGGCCGCCCCAACGTCGGCAAATCCACCCTGGTCAATGCGCTGGTCGGCGCCAAGATCAGCATCACCTCCAACCGTCCGCAGACCACCCGGCACCGCCTGCTGGGCATTGCCACCTTCCCCGGCGGCCAGCTGCAGCTGGTGGACACGCCCGGCATCCACGGCGAGCAGGGCAAGCGCTCCGGCAAGGCGATGAACCGGATGATGAACCGCGCCGCCCGCGGCGCGCTGGAAGGCGTGGACGCCGCGCTGCTGGTGATCGAGGCCGGGCGCTGGGACCACGAGGACGGACTGGCCTTCGACGCACTGCGCGAGGCCGGCCTGCCGGTGGTGCTGGTGGTCAACCAGGTCGACAAGCAGAAGGACAAGACCGCGCTGCTGCCGTTCATCGCCAAGGTGACGGAAGGGCGCGAATTCGCCGCGGTGCATCCGTTGTCGGCGCTCAAGCGCAGCGGGCTGGAGCCGCTGGTCGCCACCCTGCTCGGGCTGATGCCGGAGGGCGAGCCGGCATTCGGCGAGGACGAGATCACCGACAAGAGCCAGCGCTTCCTCGCCGGCGAGCTGGTGCGCGAGCAGCTGATGCGTCGGCTCGGCGAGGAACTGCCGTATTCCACCACGGTGGAAGTGGAGCGGTTCGAGGAAGAACCCTCGCCCAAGGCCGGCGTGATGTACCGCATCGATGCGGTGATCTGGGTCGAGCGCGAGGGCCAGAAGGCCATCGTGATCGGCAAGGGCGGCGAGCGCCTGCGCGACATCGGCAAGCATGCCCGCGAGCAGATGGAGCGGCTGTTCGACGCCAAGGTGTTCCTGCAGACCTGGGTGCGGGTGCGCGAAGGCTGGAGCGACGACGAAGCCGCGCTGCGCGCGCTGGGCTATCACGACTAG
- the recO gene encoding DNA repair protein RecO, whose protein sequence is MRYAAEAAFVLHARPWRETSLLVEVLSAEHGRIGLVARGVSGPKKHVLRAALQPLQSIRFDAVQKGELAQLATAEAVDAAPLLQGDAALAAFYVNELCLRLAPRHVPQPELHAGYAQVRERLRGGEPLAWTLRRFERDLLEALGVGLAFGLDGDGGDIDPAARYRLDPEEGPRRLRSERAGERRDTATGRALLALAADLQPGSEDLASLRLPLRTVLLHHLGGRGLKSWEMLGELGRLGAPKEIGAP, encoded by the coding sequence ATGCGCTACGCCGCCGAAGCCGCCTTCGTCCTGCATGCCCGCCCGTGGCGGGAAACCAGCCTGCTGGTCGAAGTCCTGAGTGCGGAGCACGGCCGCATCGGGCTGGTGGCGCGGGGGGTGTCGGGGCCGAAGAAGCATGTGCTGCGCGCGGCGTTGCAGCCACTGCAGTCGATCCGTTTCGATGCCGTGCAGAAGGGCGAACTGGCGCAGCTGGCCACTGCCGAGGCGGTGGACGCCGCGCCGCTGCTGCAGGGCGATGCCGCGCTGGCGGCGTTCTACGTCAACGAACTGTGCCTGCGCCTGGCGCCGCGGCATGTGCCGCAGCCGGAACTGCACGCGGGCTATGCGCAGGTGCGCGAGCGCCTGCGTGGCGGCGAACCGCTGGCGTGGACGCTGCGCCGGTTCGAGCGCGACCTGCTGGAGGCGCTTGGGGTGGGGTTGGCGTTCGGGCTGGACGGTGACGGCGGCGACATCGATCCTGCCGCACGCTACCGGCTGGATCCCGAGGAAGGGCCGCGCCGCCTGCGCAGCGAGCGCGCAGGCGAACGCCGCGATACTGCGACTGGTCGCGCGCTGCTGGCGCTGGCGGCGGACCTGCAGCCAGGAAGCGAGGACCTGGCCAGCCTGCGCCTGCCGCTGCGGACGGTGCTGCTGCACCATCTCGGTGGTCGCGGGCTGAAGTCGTGGGAAATGCTGGGCGAGTTGGGGCGGTTGGGCGCGCCGAAGGAGATCGGTGCGCCCTGA